In Thalassotalea sp. Sam97, a single window of DNA contains:
- a CDS encoding helix-turn-helix transcriptional regulator, with translation MRKLIRLNEVLTLTAYPRSTLYQHINDGLFPPQLTIGNRSIAFVEEEVEALIQARIAGKSNEELRKLVADLKSNRSEYSSKK, from the coding sequence ATGAGAAAACTTATCAGACTCAACGAAGTACTAACACTTACAGCATATCCACGCTCCACATTATACCAACATATCAATGATGGACTATTCCCACCACAACTCACAATTGGTAACCGCTCAATAGCTTTTGTTGAAGAGGAAGTTGAAGCTCTCATTCAGGCACGTATTGCCGGAAAATCTAATGAGGAATTGAGAAAACTTGTAGCCGATCTTAAATCAAATCGCTCGGAGTATTCCTCTAAGAAATAA